In Brassica napus cultivar Da-Ae chromosome C2, Da-Ae, whole genome shotgun sequence, the sequence gctAGAGGATTCATTTAGTACTTAACCTATTTttgattcggttcggttcggatagtttcgggttcggatagtaaatgtaggaaccggaaaatatccgaaaaaagttcggttctcatttggatccggttcgggttcggatagtttgggtagttcggataatttggataaaatatcggttatttagggtaaaatatcaaataattaggatgatttagataaaaaaattttggatatttcgtattactttggatattttggataaaactaTTCGGATACTTTCAGGTAttttggatactttataataatttagttatcctcaactattttcagatacttttaatagaattttaaattaaaaatatatatttagtgatgttatatgtatatatcattaatatttttatatattcgggtacccgttcggttcttggttcggttcagttatttcggatataaaaatataggaaccgttcgggtatgTGAGGGTGTTGGTCAACCAACGCACGTTAAATATCTAATTAACGTTTGATAAGAGTTTGATAAGTTATGCAACCAACGCACGTTAGTATCTAATTAATTAACGTGCCCGATGGTGTAAAATATAGGGCTTTGTTTCCATTAATCAAAGCTTTTAATGCGCATGTTTATGCCACCAACGCACGCTAACACCCTGAAAATCTATCAAGCTAGTATATGTACTAAAATATGTAATCTATCTTACTCTATAATTAAttcaagaaatatatataaatactgaATGAAACCTTGCAATGTTACAAACCACAAAACCACATTACTCAAGATACATACATTTCAGAAAGATAAAACtcgatataaaacaaaatttgatcAAATGGGAAAATTCACAACCTTGAGTGGCATATATTAAAAGACGAAGCCTCCCAAATGAAACTCAACGTGGTTCATTTGTGTAGCTCCGAGAACGCCAAAACCATTGACTTGGCTCTTTTGAAGGCCACAACTCATACCTCACACAAACCACCTTCCGACAAATACGTCAATCTCCTCCAATCGACTGTCGACACGCGTTACGGTCCCGAGACCATCGCTGCGGTGGTGGAGAGGCTGCGTTTGACGACGGACGTGTGCGTGGCTGCTAAATGTCTCATTCTTCTCCATAAGATGTCTAAATCAGAAAATGGACATAAAGGAGAAGGTAGTGTTGTTCGTGTGACTAATCGTAGTTTGATATATAACGAAGGAGGTCGACATTTAAAATTGAATGATCTGAATGTGGATTCATCTCGTTTTACTAGAGAGTTGTATCCATGGGTTCAATGGTAAGATTATATATGTACTGACGTTAATATACTTTTGGTTGAGAATAGAAAGATTGATATAGATATTGACAAAAATCACTGAAAGGTCGTATAGAACAAAATGTGTTTTAATAATAACCAAATATAGTCTTAAGATTATCAACAATTGTTCTTTTGAATAGGTACAAACAATATCTAGATTGTTACTTTCACATTGCGGAGGTTCTAGGCACTATTTCAAGCATAAAAGAAAGTTCAGAAGATAAGCGTTTGGAGAGTCAACGAGTCTCGTCTTACACAACCGATTGTATTTTCAAACAAATCGGTTTCTTAGTGGCTCTCTTCGAAAATATAAGTGCCCGGCCAGAAACTCCAACGTCGAAATCGAACCAAATCGTTATTAAGATGATAGAACTAATGGTAAAAGACTGCTTCTCGGTCATGATATTGATCAAGATAAGGTTTGAAGAATTGTACGCGAGAAAAGCTAAATCGGACGTGATGGTTCCGGTTTTGGTGAGGCTTGAAAAGTGTAAGGAGACTTTGAGCGACTTTTCTTGGCAACGCAAATATTTGGTTGAAGATTTTTGGTGTTTGGTTTCGAAGTTAAAACAAGGGTAACGTTAGAAGACAAAAGAAATGTTGGATGAAAAACCTAACCTAATCGGTTAATATACTCTTATCTTATAGTGATagctaataaaataaaactaccaGTCTTGTGCAGTAACTCGCTAATTGCTTAGGGCTTCTATGATACTTGAACCGGTTCTAGATAAATTGTATAACACACTTGACTTATTGGGTTTTACTGACAAAATGTTTACAAAGAGAatacatatataagaaaattatgcTGAAATGTTTCAAGAAATCTTCATTCTATTGTTTTGGACCATTTGTTAACACGTGCTTGTGCTATCTGCGCCTGCAAATTTTGCCAAACTAAAACTAGTAACTGTGGGGCTTTAAGCAAGTCACATGTAGAGAAAAACGTATGCAACATAATTTACCTCCTTTTCCCATTCACATCTCATTGtgatcaaaattaaaattattgtcTGAACTGCGGTTCCTCCAAATATCATACCAGCCCAAATACCCTACAAATAAGTATAGTTTCACAATATATTATCATAATCAATAATCTCAATTTATagaaatgattttaataaataaaaaagggaGATTATAAATACTACCATGACACCGAATTTAAAAATCCAACCCATtaaaattccaagtggaattccaATGCAATAGTAACATCCTAAGTTTATATATGCAACGTATGATTGCCAACCCGATCCAACCGCGACACCTACTCACAAGTGATAAATCATCACAATAACGTTGATTTTGTATATAACGAAAATTTATAGAACtgtaagaataaataaattgtaACATACCGGATAGTACCGGTTGAACGCTATTAAGAAAAACGGTGAGAGCTAATAGAACAGTGAGTTTATTAACGGCTGCTAAAACGGCTTCGCTTGATGAGAAGATCCAAGCAATTTGGTTATGGAAAAGCATTATTATCACCCAAAAGAATAATCCGATTATCAACGATTGTGTCACTGATACAATCGTTGCAAATCTTGCTCCTTTTCCATTACCTGCTCCTAATTCGTTCGCCACTCGTACACTGAAAATAGTTAATGTATgatcagttttaaaatataatatgtaacaCACTGCCTTTTAAATGAAGTGTAACTAATCCTACACacacccatatatatatatataactggaCTAGGCTTATTGTTGTTAATAGTATACTTGTATCTCCACATAAAAAGACAGAAATAAAAAACAGGTGAAGAACAAGTAGCTATAGATTATTGGAAATAGAGATCATTTCTAATTTGTGTCCTCGTAAAATCTTATCCAGATAACACGCCaactacaaaagaaaaaaaaacacaaacacgGAAGAAGGTAAGATCTAGCCAAAAATGACAAATGTTAGGTTTCAGTATCCTAAATTTATAGAACCTCGTAATAAATCTAAATCTAACTTTGCATTAGTGAATTGTCTCTAACcatttgtatattatttaagATCCTTTTGAATTTCTGACGTCAGATATTTATTCCTAATACTTTGTCGACGTAAATTGACAGTCCACCTGAAAGCCGATATTCCATTTATTAACCTGATATTACATACCATTTATTTACacttattttgtttaattataaCGACGTGATTCACGAAAATACTTTATAATTTCATGGGCTCCATGTAACAAACAATTACCAAATGaagtaaattataatatataagtaTGAAAGTGGACTAAACCCATCCGGACCTAGTTCGGATCACAATCATAAATCGGTTTTAGAATCAGCAAATACAATGAAGGGCTTTTACCCGGTTCCGGCGAAGAAAGCGAGGGGAATCATCATCTCCCATCCATTTATCGACATGCTGCCAAAAGTTTTGTTTCACAAGTTAACTCATACATAAAAAATGATAAGGGGTAACAAAGATATATATAAGAGTATTTGTACTCCCTATCCACCATGTTTCCTATATTTAGCTCCATACCCTATTTCCCCTCCTTTCCCCCCCACCCCATCCTAACCATTTTCCTCCCTTTCTATGGTATTCCACTTCTTTTagtatattgagctaatttCCCCGATcatataatgtttaaaagtatgagaaatgataaaaaaaaaaaattaaagcatttaatttgttatatctCCGCAACAACCCGTGGAAACGATGTgatcatatcatataaaaacATACGACGTAGAGAAACGACTTACCATATAGACAAAGAGTCAACGGCTATTCGAGCATTATGAAGATTTCCAGTCATTATAATCAAAATCCGGTAATACCAATTTTCCAAACTGTCCAAAAACCAAATATCTACCGTTAAAGATTGTGTCTGGATTATTAGACAATGTCACAAATACATGTATTAATAGGTACCAAAGCATGACGCCGGAAGAAGCGGAGAGTTTGAGAAACTCCCAAAGCCCGGTGAAGGCTTCGGAAGAGAAGCCGGTCCAAGTGAGTGGACAGCCGCCGCAAACGGTGTAAGCTAAGATAATAAGAACGTTGACCCACCAAGAGATGCTAACAGTAGCCATAGTTCCAACAACTCCGAGTTTAAGCCCATCCACGAACAACCAACTCACTAAAAAGTGAACCACCAATGAAACCGCAGCCGCATACGCAGTCACCTAATTAATAACTCCCAAAAACGATTAGTTAAAAATTGTCATCtaagaaatatttattatgaaCAATTTTCCAATTAGTGAACAAgcttttagaaatatttattatgataaACAAGCTTTTAGAAATATCTGAGTGTAAAACAATCAGATATCGATTATTTACGTGGTTTTTGAGCTGGCACTGGAGGAAACGTTGAAGCGGGAAGGACAGAGGGTAAGCGAAATGAAGAGGGATGGCCCATACAGACAAGACGCCAGAAAGCTCGGCGATATCGTCTGGTTGACCGATAAATTTGAGAACCGGAGTTGTGAAAAGATAAGTAGGTAATAACAAGAGACAACAAAAGAATAGAACAATCCAAGAACGTTGCATATAAACTCCTAACATGTAATACTTCCTCGCTCCAAAGGCTTGTCCACACAGCGTTTCCAACGCACTCGCCATCCCAAGCTGCACCGCGCGTTACGTATTATATTAAACAAACAAGAACAAAATGAAAAGCCATTCAGTTACTGCTTACTAAGAGGCCGAAGTTGAAGCCAACGATGACGTTATTAACGATGGATATTGCAGCTAGTTCGAGTTCTCCGAGATGACCAGCGAAAGCTTGACTTATTACAAGCATCGAGTATGCCGATAATCTAGTAAATATCGCAGGGCCAACGATTTGCCATAGCTTCTTTGTCTCAACCCAAACTCTCTTCTTCAATCCTCCACCGTCTTCTTTCGCCGTGTTAGGGCTTTCCAACAGTGGAACCCTTGactctgattcttcttctccccTTCCTCTCATCGttagttctctctctctctcccggtAATTCTGggagaaaatataaaaacaaaaagataccGGAAAGAAAGGTGTTAGACTAGAGATGACTGACTACTGTCTGAGTTGGCTTTTATAAAACGATGtgtctaataatatataatttatttctgaaaataagtcaaatttctaaatatatttgTTCATTTCATCATAATAATGAATTTCCAATAGAAAAATTTTTGGTATacgtttaaatataaaaatttaacgattgcaatttttatttttatttgagatATTTCACACCTATTGAAAAGTTCGTACTAATCATAAATACGCAACTTCagatagattatttttttgtaaatattcaaatgaggTCTAAAACATGacattagagcatgattaacccggaatTTTTAGGATGAAGTTCTTATCGGAAGTTAGAAAACAGTTTTTTAACTTCTGCTAAAAACCCAACTCTAAAaactccgggttaatcatggtcttatatCCATACGGCTACACAATTTTATGTTCGTGGAGTTAATTTAATTCTAAGTTACTTAACTTCCTAAAGTCCAACTACCACTATATAACTCATCCATCCATGTGTGGTTAATGATTGCAATTTTCAAACACCATTTTTCCTGTAAGACagtttgataaaatttagtatTAGAGTAGGTAAGATTTTTGATCTGATGAATTAATATAAGTTGAATAAACATTGAATAAAATTGACCCGAAAAGTATAATAAACATCGGATAGAAACAAGACGCTCGATTCACGTGGTAGtgctatataataaatatataggtTTGGTAACGTCCATTTATTTCCGCACGCGTCAGAGTCCCCTTGTGATCTCACCGTTTTTTTCTCTAAGGCCAAACACTAATCACTGCAAAACTCGTAGAATTCACGTTTTATCTCACTGCTTACACAACGATAGATATGTATAGTTAAAAAATAACAAGTacctaaaataaaacaaaatcgcttaaaaaaaagataaacaaaataGGGAATTTGCACCCTATAACCCATAAAAAAAACCCACTATCTAAGGTCTCTCTCTCCTTATTTCTCTCTTATCTCTCTGACTTCTTGCTAAAAATCtaattactcttttttttagttatttgggAAATAAGCCCAACAAAATAATTCCCTCCTATTATTTGTTCTTTCTTAACAAACTTTACAAAGTCGTTAGCCCAGCTATTTTACACTTGTCAGAACAAGTGTAGTGTGATTTCAAGGAACTATTCAATAGAAAAATATGCATTATGATACCAGTAGCTTCAGAAGTTGTACACTTGCACGTTTTCTTACAGccagattatatattttaacttcagAAGTTCATGACTTAAATTttcaccattttacattttacatTCACATTTGTACGACAACCAATTTTGTTTAGGTTTGGATTCACTTTCTGTTTTTTcctattattttgtttcttcccacaatttattttcaataaaaaaaactatttttaatattggtttattattagtctcttacaaattatatataaaaagtatcTGATAAATTCATAAGATTCACGTTTGACAGTTCTACTATCATGAgccactttttaaaaattaatttacgtCGGAAAAATCTGGTTGAACCATATCAAAAACCTTGTGTATACCGTTTATTAATGTGTGTAATTAGTATTactaataaattgttttttttcctctctaagatcttttttttccttaacaCTTTGTTTTATTGAACTGATTTGAAACATATTACATCATACGACAAAACGATGATGAGAAACTAATGATTCTTCAGCAACAGAAGCTCGTGAGGATAATCATCATTGATGACATATTAGCCATATCAAACTAGTCTTATTATAAAATAAGGTAGAATTGGTGTTCTCATTCTAGCAGTAGCAGACGGACTTCTAATACAAATCAAATAAATGATGAGGATTGATGGTTCACACCAATATCACTAATAGTAGCAGACTAAGCTAAAGAGATCGCATAAGAACAAGATCTCCAAAAAAACCAGCGACAACCATCACTACCTCCACTAGAAAAGCTAACCCTCCACCA encodes:
- the LOC106380187 gene encoding protein DETOXIFICATION 27, yielding MRGRGEEESESRVPLLESPNTAKEDGGGLKKRVWVETKKLWQIVGPAIFTRLSAYSMLVISQAFAGHLGELELAAISIVNNVIVGFNFGLLLGMASALETLCGQAFGARKYYMLGVYMQRSWIVLFFCCLLLLPTYLFTTPVLKFIGQPDDIAELSGVLSVWAIPLHFAYPLSFPLQRFLQCQLKNHVTAYAAAVSLVVHFLVSWLFVDGLKLGVVGTMATVSISWWVNVLIILAYTVCGGCPLTWTGFSSEAFTGLWEFLKLSASSGVMLCLENWYYRILIIMTGNLHNARIAVDSLSICMSINGWEMMIPLAFFAGTGVRVANELGAGNGKGARFATIVSVTQSLIIGLFFWVIIMLFHNQIAWIFSSSEAVLAAVNKLTVLLALTVFLNSVQPVLSGVAVGSGWQSYVAYINLGCYYCIGIPLGILMGWIFKFGVMGIWAGMIFGGTAVQTIILILITMRCEWEKEAQIAQARVNKWSKTIE